The genomic window CAAATATACTTCGCACTTTCGTAACCTTTCCATTAAACACGGCTCTAACACTAGCACCTTCTGAGGTTTGAAAGGTAACTCCGTCATTTCTCCCCGACGCTTGGTCGACCTTATATGCTCCAAATTTGCCTGTAATATATCCGTTCGAAACTGGCGATGGCAAGCTGCCACGATTGGCTTCGAAAGCATCAGACAATTTCGCTGCTTCTGGTGTCGCTCTTAAAGCCTCATTAGCAGTTTTAGGTTTCGACGCTGTGGTAGTTGGCACAGGTTTATTTTCTGCCTTCGCTTTTGCTGCAGCAATCCTCTCTCTTTCTCTCGCTTCTTCCTCGGCCTTTTTACGGGCGGCAGCAATCTCTCTATTAATAGCTGCTCTAATCTCTCTATCTACCGCGGCCTGTTGCTGTCTTTTCCTTTTAATATCTGCTTGGTATTGTTTCTCTTGCTTGCTTAATTTGTTCAACACCACTGTTTGCTCACTTCTATTTTTGTCGAGCTTACTTTTCTCGGTTTCTTCTTCCTTTAATAAACTACTCTTGCTTTTTAGGCTCTTGTCCAATACCACAATCTGGTTACTCAATTGCTTTTCGGTACCCTGAATGTACGCCGCCTGTTTTTTACGGTACTGTCCAAATTGTTGCAAATATTTAATGCGTTTGTAGGCTTGGTTAAAATCGCTTGCGGCAAAAATAAACATCATTTTATCATAAGAATTGCGGTTGCGTTGCGCAAAGCGAATCATGCCGGCATATTCCTTTTTTAAATCTGCCAAACGACCTTTTAAATTTTGTACCTTATTGGCATTCTCATGAATTTGATGATCGATGTTTTTGATCTCTGAGTTAATGGTAGAAATTTTGTCTTGTCTTAACCTAATTTGAGCTTTAATGGCATTAATTTGCCCCAGCGTTAGTTTTTTACCACTTGCCGCTTTATTCAAATTTTTCTGAGCTAGCTCTATTTCTCTCTGTAAGGCTTCTTTTTTACGCTTTAGCTCTTTACTTGATTGCGCAAAAGCACTGGCGCAAAAACATAGGGCAATAATTAAAAGCAGAACTTTATGTAACTTCATTAACCAAAAGTATAAAAAATTAATTGATAACTTCGTAGTTCTTTGGAACCGAAAAAGGGAACTCTACGGCTACATTGGCATCTATTTTAACAAAATCAACGGCTACGCTTATTTTTTTATTGCCTACCGCCGAGTTTATTTTTACTACCGATGGGAAAAGGCCATTATTTACAGGTGTATACTTATCGTAAACCACTTTAAGTCCTTGTGCCGCTGCTGCATCGTTTAAAGTAAGTTCTGTAGATTTCAACAAAGTGTTGAATAATGTTCTGTAAGCTAAACTTTGATTGGTTCCATTTAAAACCCACACGCCATTTTCTAGGTTCAGGTCAGATTTTTCTGTCATAAACTCTTTAATGGTATTGCCCGTTAAGATAGATTGCAGCCAACCAAAATTTACCTGTTTGTTGGTATAGCTGTGGATATAGGATAGTGGTTTTCTAAGCACAGTTTTTTGAAGCCTGTTCATCAACAACAAGCTATCAGGTGTAATTACACCGCGGGCTGCTTCTAAGGCACCACCCAATGCCGTAACACTGAACCAGATCGTTTCATCTTTTTTGATACGGATATTAAGTGTTACATTATTTGCATTGCCATCGATATCTAAATCTGCTTTACCTTTTAATACCAGTGTATTGTACTGAAGCTCTTTCCCAAAAAGCACTGCTAAATTTTCAGATTTTTTGTCGTTAACTGGGGCAGCCTCTGCTACCGGCGGAGCTTTAACAATTTCTTTTTTGGGTCTACAGCTTACCACCATTAAGGCACAAGCCGCAATTAAAGCGCTATTTAATATATTTTTTTTCATTGATCTTTCTAGTTAGTTTTTCTGATTGGTTGCCTACACTTTTTGCCTTTTGCCATTGCACAACTGCATTTTCTTTATCTCCTTTTAGGAAAAGAATATCGCCATAATGTTCTAAATAAACAGGATGGTTAGCCTCGTTGTTTTGTAAAGCCTTTTGTATGTAGTTAAGAGCATCATCAATTCTATTTAATTTAAGCAGCACAATTGCGTAGGTATCTAAAATAGATGAGTTTTTGGGCAAAGCCGATGCTGCCTTAGCCGCCAATAACTCTGCCTTTGGTAAATCATGATTACGCAAGGCGAGATAATAGGCATAGTTACTCATAGTAAGGTAATTATTAGGAGCCAAAACTACTGCTTTATCAAAGGCGGCATCTGCCTCTTTTAGCTTTCCTTGATCTATCAAAACCTCGGCCTGTAAAGCTAAAATCATAGCTTTTAAATTGGCATCTTCTGGCTCTAGCTGCAAGGCATTTTTAAGCTCAAAACTAGCTTCGGCATTTTGCCCATTTCTGTGTAACGCAAACGCTCTGTAATAGTATAAAATTGCTTGGTTAGGATAAATGGTCAGTGCTTCTTCGCCTGTTTTAATGGCTTCGGTATAATTGCCCATCAAGGTTTGTACACCAAGTACTTTTTCCCAAGCAATGTACAATTGCTCCGACCGCTGTATTGCCGCCAAATATTGCGCTTTGGCTCCGCTTAAATTTCCCTGTTGGTATAAAATATCGCCATAAAGCAACATTACTTTTGCATCATCTTTGTAATCGTTTAACACAATTAAGCCCAACTCGGTAGCATTTTTTACCACTTCTGGCTTGCTAAAACGAAGTAACATTTGGCTCAAAATCTTAACCTTGTTTGGCAAAGGCATTTCTGGATTAGTAAAAGCTACTTTAAGCGACGCAAAAGCTTCGTCTGGCTTTTTTAACGCATGGTAAACATCGGCTAAAGCCAACTGTATTTCGTAATGATCAGCATCAATATCTTTTGCTTTTAACAGTAATGCCAAAGCCTCGCTGTTTTGGTTTTTCTCTAAAAGCGATCCGCTTAATTCTAGGTAATTTTTAACATCCCCCGGATGATCAGTAATCAATTTTTGCAAAGCGTTGCCATCAGCTTCTCCTGGCTTCTTAAACCGTTGCTTGGCCACTGTAGACGATTTTGTTACTCCAAATTTCTCCTCAAACAAATCGAAAGCCTTTTTAGACTCTTCCGTTTTACCTGCGATGTATAAGGCGTTTGCTCTATCAAAGTAATAGCTTTCTACGTTAGGTTCTAGTGTAATTAACTTATCGAAAGTTTGCACCAGCGCTTCCATGTTGCCATTGCGTTTGTAGATTTCGGATAGTAATTTTAAATACCAAACATTATTTGGCTGAGCAGAAAGGGCTTTTTTGATTGAAACTTCGGCATCTAGCAATTTATTTTGACGCAATTGAATATTAGCAATTTCAAAATGTGCTGCGCTATTGTTTGGATCGATAATCAGAATTTTGGAAAAACTATTACCAGCATTAACGTAGTTTTCGCTCAATTTTTCTTTTAAGCCTGCGAAAAAAAGTTCTTTTATGGCATTGCTATCTTTTACGGCAACGGGTGTTTGCTGCGCCTTGATAGATAAGCACAACAACATTAAACTTGCTGTAAAAAATGGCCTCCCCCAACCCCTCCAAAAGAGGGGAGAAAGCAATCCTAAATCCAATATTTTATTATTAAGTTTCAAATTTCTTTACCACAAAAGGCTTAAAAATCTAGCTGCACTTTGCTAATCTTTAATTGCCTCATTTAATTGTGCCATACAAAACTCTTCCCTTTGGGAAGAGTTAGATGGGCTTATTTACCTGTATGACCGTAGCCGCCAGCGCCTCTATTGGTATCGCTTAGCTCTTCAGTTTGTTCCCAAACTACAGTTTCGTGTTTTGCTACTACCATTTGCGCTATGCGTTCGCCGTTGTTAACCACAAAATCGGTATCCGACAAATTTACCAACAATACCTTTAACTCGCCACGATAATCTGCATCAATAGTTCCTGGCGAATTTAGCACCGTTACGCCATGCTTGTAAGCCAAACCGCTTCGAGGTCTTATTTGTGCTTCGTAACCTACTGGCAATTCTATAAACAAACCCGTTGCAATTAAACAACGCTGCAATGGTTTAATTATGATTTGCTCTTCGATATTTGCTCTTAAATCCATGCCTGCTGCATTAGCGGTTTCGTAGGCTGGTAATTGGTGTGTAGATTTATTGATGACTTTGATTTGCATGTTAGATATGAGTATTGAGATGTGAGTATTGAGACTAGCCTCGTTTCAGAATTTTAGTTAATTCATTTTTTTCAAAATAAAATACTACAGCTATAAAAATTAACAAAAGTGCATTGCCGATGTAAATATTTCTATCGAAAATAAAAAACGAAGAAAATACGATGATGGTTGAGCTTAGCAAATAAGCTGATATTTTTTTAAAATTGTAGGGTATTGGATAGTATTTCTGGCCTAAAACATACGATAAAACCATCATCACGAAATAAGCGATCATGCTTACCCAAGCCGAGCCCATGTAACTGTATTTAGGAATTAACACCACATTTAGTACAACAGTAATAATTGCACCACTTACCGAAATATATAAACCAAAGCGAGTTTGATCCGATAGACGATACCAAATAGAAAGATTCATGTAAATGCCTAAACAAACGTAACCCAACAACAGGTAAGGAACAGCTGGCAAACCAACCCAATACTCGGCAATGTGCGCACTATCTCTACTGATAAAATATTTTAAAATTTCGATATTGGCTACCAAGGCCACAAACAAAACAGCCAAAGCAATTACAAAATATTTAAGAATGTTGGCATAGGTATGTTTGGCATTTTCTTGTTTAGCATGGCTAAAGAAAAAAGGCTCGGCACCTAGCCTAAAAGCGGTGTTAAATATGCTCATGAAAATAGCTATTTTACAAACTGCTCCGTAAATTCCTACTTGTGTTTCTGTAGCGTACTTATCTAAAAGAATTTTATCTAAATTTTCGTTAACTATAAACGATAGATTTGCTACCAATATTGGCCAACTATACGATAGCATTTTCATGAACATCGCTTTATCGAACTTTAATTGAAGCTTTAAAAACTCTGGTATTAACAACACAAAAGTAATTACGCTTGCAACTAAATTTGCAATAAATACATAGCCTACCCACTTCTCTCTAAACCAACTGGCAAAGAAACTAGCAGTTGGCAAATTATGTTTAATTATTGCCGGTATACCGTAAATGAAAAACAGGCACAAAGAAACATAGGTTAAGATATTCAGAAATTTAATCAAACTGTATCTAAATGGTTTACCGTCGGCACGTAACTTGGCAAAAGGGATGATACAAATGGCATCAGAAAATAGCAACCATATAAAATATTGTACATACCGTCTTTGGTCGTTCAGGTTCGCAGTATCATTGTTTACCAACCATTTCGTAATTGGATCTGTAAATACCAATCCTGTAACTAGAAATAGTGTTGAAATAAAAGCAACAACCAAAAAAGAATTATTGTAGACTTGCTGCTTTCTGTCTTCAAACTTATTCAAATACCTAAAATAGGTAGTTTCCATACCGAAGGCCAAAATGGCGTTAATGATAGAAGCCCAGCTGTACATTTTAGTAAAAACACCGTAAACCGCCGCAGCGTAGGTACGCGTAAATATTGGTGTTAAAATAAAATTAAGCATCCTAGTTAATATGGTGCTAATGCCATAAACCATGGTTTGCCCTAAAAATTTCTTTGCTACAGACAAGTTGATTTTAGATTTGCGATTTTAGATTTACGATTTTCTAAAATCAATATTCTTATTCACTCATTTTTGAGATTGTAGATGGCTAAATCGTAATTCGTCAATCTACAATCGTAAATCACATTACCACAATAAATTTTTCTTAATTACCACAAAGTTGGTGTAATGCTGTAACTCGCTTTCTTCTACAACTACTTGCTCTACAATTGCTTTCTCTGGGCCTTTATGGCACCACTCTACAAACATATCTAAAATTACGTTACTTGCTTCTGCTTCAATAATAACGGAGCCATCCTTTTCGTTTTTCACTTTTCCTTTTACGCCCATTTGGTCGGCTACGGCTTTGGTGCTTGCCCTAAAAAACACGCCCTGCACTTTACCTATTACTTTTATATTGATGTGTTTCATGACTAGATATGCGTATTGAGATGTGAGATATGAGACAAAATTTAAAATTTATACAAAAGTAATTATTTTGAACCACCTAAGACGCCTAAGAACATTTTAGATTAGAAATAGAAATTACACGGTCAATTAGCTACCATTATTCTTAAACAATTAGCTTAAGTTTTCTAAGGTGTACATAAAGCTATGTCGGGGCGAAAAATATTTCGTCCGTACAAATCTAAAATTTTAGTTTTTCGAGCTTTTCCTTTTCAACTAAAAACTCTTCCCAAATTTCATTAAAAATAATCGCAGCTGGCTTAACATCACTGAGCATTGCTGACACTTGCCCTATTTCCAACTCTCCTTCTTGCATATCGCCTTCGAACATACCGAGTTTGGCTCTTGCCCTTCCTAGCAATGCAGCTAACTCCTCTGTACTTGCGCCATTAGCTTCTGCTTGTGCAACGGCATCAGCAAATTCATTTTTAAGCAATCTAACGGGCACCAGTTTTTTCATCCTTAATTTGGTATCGCCTTCGGTAGAGGATAAGATTTTTTCCTTAAAGTTTGGGTGGGCAGAAGACTCTTCGGCTACAGCAAAGGCCGAACCTATTTGTACGGCATCAGCACCTAAGGCAAAGGCCGCCAACATAGCTTTGCCGCTTGCTATACCTCCAGCAGCAATTACTGGAATATTCACAGCCGCTTTAATCATCGGGATTAGACACAAGGTTGTAGTTTCCTCTCTTCCGTTGTGACCACCAGCTTCAAAACCTTCGGCAACAACCGCATCTACTCCACTTTGTTGTGCTTTTAACGCGAATTTAGTGTTGGCAATTACATGAACAACGGTCATTCCTTTCTCTTTCAAAAAGCTAGTCCAAGTTGCTGGGTTACCTGCCGAAGTAACCACAATTTTGACTTTTTCCTCCGCCAAAACATCCATGATCTCTTGAATGTTAGGATAAAGCAAAGGCACATTAACCGCAAAAGGCTGTTCTGTTGCCTGTTTACACTTTTGGATATGCTCTCGCAAAACCTCTGGATACATAGAACCAGCACCAATAATACCCAAACCACCAGCATTAGAAACAGCAGAGGCCAGCCGCCAGCCGCTACACCAAACCATACCGGCTTGAATAATTGGATATTTGATATTGAATAAAGAGGTAATTGAGTTTTTCATTTGTCCTTTTTTCTAATTCTCTTTGTTTCGGGTAAATAATTCTGATTAGAAACTACTTTTTGACCCGTTTTGCTTTCCAATTCTTTCCTAGCATTTCCTGCAACTG from Pedobacter sp. SL55 includes these protein-coding regions:
- a CDS encoding murein hydrolase activator EnvC family protein encodes the protein MKLHKVLLLIIALCFCASAFAQSSKELKRKKEALQREIELAQKNLNKAASGKKLTLGQINAIKAQIRLRQDKISTINSEIKNIDHQIHENANKVQNLKGRLADLKKEYAGMIRFAQRNRNSYDKMMFIFAASDFNQAYKRIKYLQQFGQYRKKQAAYIQGTEKQLSNQIVVLDKSLKSKSSLLKEEETEKSKLDKNRSEQTVVLNKLSKQEKQYQADIKRKRQQQAAVDREIRAAINREIAAARKKAEEEARERERIAAAKAKAENKPVPTTTASKPKTANEALRATPEAAKLSDAFEANRGSLPSPVSNGYITGKFGAYKVDQASGRNDGVTFQTSEGASVRAVFNGKVTKVRSIFGRYFVIINHGEYFTVYQNLKSVSVSEDSNVSTKQTIGIAGETDGVPEVTFQVLRSSVAQNPESWLAR
- a CDS encoding acylphosphatase, with the translated sequence MKHINIKVIGKVQGVFFRASTKAVADQMGVKGKVKNEKDGSVIIEAEASNVILDMFVEWCHKGPEKAIVEQVVVEESELQHYTNFVVIKKNLLW
- a CDS encoding DUF4292 domain-containing protein; translation: MKKNILNSALIAACALMVVSCRPKKEIVKAPPVAEAAPVNDKKSENLAVLFGKELQYNTLVLKGKADLDIDGNANNVTLNIRIKKDETIWFSVTALGGALEAARGVITPDSLLLMNRLQKTVLRKPLSYIHSYTNKQVNFGWLQSILTGNTIKEFMTEKSDLNLENGVWVLNGTNQSLAYRTLFNTLLKSTELTLNDAAAAQGLKVVYDKYTPVNNGLFPSVVKINSAVGNKKISVAVDFVKIDANVAVEFPFSVPKNYEVIN
- a CDS encoding NAD(P)H-dependent flavin oxidoreductase: MKNSITSLFNIKYPIIQAGMVWCSGWRLASAVSNAGGLGIIGAGSMYPEVLREHIQKCKQATEQPFAVNVPLLYPNIQEIMDVLAEEKVKIVVTSAGNPATWTSFLKEKGMTVVHVIANTKFALKAQQSGVDAVVAEGFEAGGHNGREETTTLCLIPMIKAAVNIPVIAAGGIASGKAMLAAFALGADAVQIGSAFAVAEESSAHPNFKEKILSSTEGDTKLRMKKLVPVRLLKNEFADAVAQAEANGASTEELAALLGRARAKLGMFEGDMQEGELEIGQVSAMLSDVKPAAIIFNEIWEEFLVEKEKLEKLKF
- the dut gene encoding dUTP diphosphatase, with amino-acid sequence MQIKVINKSTHQLPAYETANAAGMDLRANIEEQIIIKPLQRCLIATGLFIELPVGYEAQIRPRSGLAYKHGVTVLNSPGTIDADYRGELKVLLVNLSDTDFVVNNGERIAQMVVAKHETVVWEQTEELSDTNRGAGGYGHTGK
- a CDS encoding tetratricopeptide repeat protein translates to MLLCLSIKAQQTPVAVKDSNAIKELFFAGLKEKLSENYVNAGNSFSKILIIDPNNSAAHFEIANIQLRQNKLLDAEVSIKKALSAQPNNVWYLKLLSEIYKRNGNMEALVQTFDKLITLEPNVESYYFDRANALYIAGKTEESKKAFDLFEEKFGVTKSSTVAKQRFKKPGEADGNALQKLITDHPGDVKNYLELSGSLLEKNQNSEALALLLKAKDIDADHYEIQLALADVYHALKKPDEAFASLKVAFTNPEMPLPNKVKILSQMLLRFSKPEVVKNATELGLIVLNDYKDDAKVMLLYGDILYQQGNLSGAKAQYLAAIQRSEQLYIAWEKVLGVQTLMGNYTEAIKTGEEALTIYPNQAILYYYRAFALHRNGQNAEASFELKNALQLEPEDANLKAMILALQAEVLIDQGKLKEADAAFDKAVVLAPNNYLTMSNYAYYLALRNHDLPKAELLAAKAASALPKNSSILDTYAIVLLKLNRIDDALNYIQKALQNNEANHPVYLEHYGDILFLKGDKENAVVQWQKAKSVGNQSEKLTRKINEKKYIK
- a CDS encoding lipopolysaccharide biosynthesis protein; the encoded protein is MSVAKKFLGQTMVYGISTILTRMLNFILTPIFTRTYAAAVYGVFTKMYSWASIINAILAFGMETTYFRYLNKFEDRKQQVYNNSFLVVAFISTLFLVTGLVFTDPITKWLVNNDTANLNDQRRYVQYFIWLLFSDAICIIPFAKLRADGKPFRYSLIKFLNILTYVSLCLFFIYGIPAIIKHNLPTASFFASWFREKWVGYVFIANLVASVITFVLLIPEFLKLQLKFDKAMFMKMLSYSWPILVANLSFIVNENLDKILLDKYATETQVGIYGAVCKIAIFMSIFNTAFRLGAEPFFFSHAKQENAKHTYANILKYFVIALAVLFVALVANIEILKYFISRDSAHIAEYWVGLPAVPYLLLGYVCLGIYMNLSIWYRLSDQTRFGLYISVSGAIITVVLNVVLIPKYSYMGSAWVSMIAYFVMMVLSYVLGQKYYPIPYNFKKISAYLLSSTIIVFSSFFIFDRNIYIGNALLLIFIAVVFYFEKNELTKILKRG